One part of the Pseudopipra pipra isolate bDixPip1 chromosome 3, bDixPip1.hap1, whole genome shotgun sequence genome encodes these proteins:
- the RHOB gene encoding rho-related GTP-binding protein RhoB: MAAIRKKLVVVGDGACGKTCLLIVFSKDEFPEVYVPTVFENYVADIEVDGKQVELALWDTAGQEDYDRLRPLSYPDTDVILMCFSVDSPDSLENIPEKWVPEVKHFCPNVPIILVANKKDLRNDEHVRNELARMKQEPVRTEDGRAMAIRIQAYDYLECSAKTKEGVREVFETATRAALQKRYGTQNGCINCCKVL; the protein is encoded by the coding sequence ATGGCCGCCATCCGCAAGaagctggtggtggtgggggacGGTGCCTGTGGCAAGACTTGCCTCCTCATCGTCTTCAGCAAGGACGAGTTCCCCGAGGTCTACGTGCCCACCGTCTTCGAGAACTACGTGGCGGACATCGAGGTGGACGGCAAGCAGGTGGAGCTGGCCCTGTGGGACACGGCCGGCCAGGAGGACTATGACCGCCTGCGCCCCCTCTCCTACCCGGACACCGACGTGATCCTCATGTGCTTCTCCGTGGACAGCCCGGACTCGCTGGAGAACATCCCGGAGAAGTGGGTGCCCGAAGTCAAGCACTTCTGCCCCAACGTGCCCATCATCCTGGTGGCCAACAAGAAGGACCTGCGGAACGACGAGCACGTACGGAACGAGCTGGCCCGTATGAAGCAGGAGCCGGTGCGCACCGAGGACGGCCGGGCCATGGCCATCCGCATCCAGGCCTACGACTACCTGGAGTGCTCGGCCAAGACCAAGGAGGGTGTCCGGGAGGTCTTCGAGACGGCCACCCGGGCGGCCCTGCAGAAGCGCTACGGCACCCAGAACGGCTGCATCAACTGCTGCAAAGTGCTATAG